The Triticum aestivum cultivar Chinese Spring chromosome 6D, IWGSC CS RefSeq v2.1, whole genome shotgun sequence genomic sequence TTTCACCCCTCCGCCCTCCTTCCCTTTTGCTTACTTCCTGCATAGGCAGCCGATTTGAAAGAAAATAGTGAAGCACTGAGTTGATGTGTTTGCTGTTGTGGCATTCTTCAGTTCGAGGAGCTTCGTGTAGGAATCGCTCCAAAATAAACCAGAATCCGCCATGTCTACCTGTCTCTGATTCAAAAGGAAGGTCCTGGAGGTACAGAACCTCTGAGAATTCTTTTTACAGGAAGCACTTTCGATTGTCAATATGTATATCTAAGTTGTATAGTGCAAATGATTGAGTGGACTTCAACTTTGCTGTAGAACTGAATGTTGTTCTTGCTGTAACATCATGTAGTTTCTGATGCTTCGTAGTTTAATTTGGGTCAGTGGGCTTGGTGCTGCAGGAGCGGGTGTACATGATGCTGAGCTTACAGGGCAAGGAGTACGCGGTACTAACTAACAACGAGGACGAGGAGGTGGGCGAGCGGAGGGCACCGAAGTGGACCTGAGTCCGGTCAGCGTTTAAGGAGGCACATATCAACCTATCAAACACTAACAGTCATGTTGCACTTTAAGGTGTGTGTTTAGTAACATTGATACTATCTTAGGTTGATGGTGCCTACAGTTTTCTTTGATGTTTTTTGGCCCGTCCCGCGAGAAACATTACCACTAGCATTTGACTGATTATTACTATGTGAATGAATGCTCCAACACATTAATGATTATCTACAACTGCTACGCTCCATCACTTCTAATTTTTTTGATATGTTTTTCCAAGACAATTAACTGGTTCTCCTCACTACTATTCTATTCGTGCAGATTGGGTCAAGTTAATTTCCAATTTTATTCTCCATCCCTTTTGAATTGCCTTGTCATCTACACTAGATATTTATGAATAACGGTGTCTTGGTTTGATAGAATTTGAATATGGCAGTtcatgtttctttttcttttttgcttacaCACATTTTTAGCAATATCATGATTTGTGATTGAACAGGCTACTATTAAACCATTTTTTGACTAATTTTAACATAGCAAATTTACCATTCTGCTGGTAATAATATCTGGATTATGATTACATTAACATTCAGCATATACTCATCTTCCTCTCCATCCACATACCTTCAACTACTTGAAGCTACATATGGCTTCCAGAGAGGAGAATTGTAAGTTCCTTCGCACGCCCAGTAGCAGGAAGCCTCGGAAGCCTTTGGACTGGCGCGTCATGAATCCTAAAGGCTTTTTGTATAGCGGCAAAGAGGAAGGCTTTTTAATTCAGACTCGGTTGCTGCTAGCTCCATTTTGCTTCCCATTACATTTAATTTAAGTACACACATATTTTCTCTCccggtgcaacacacgggcatatgtgctagtagctTATAATAAATTTTGTTAGACAAACGATCTAACAGCACTATTTTTTTTTGCAACGAATCATGGAGCTTTATTAATGAACTAAAATTCGGTTACAATCTGCCCGAAGGCTGCTGACAAACGATCTAACAGCACTAGGGGCGTTGGAGTTTGAAGCAACTAGCTTGTACTGTACAACGAGTTACGGATGTTTGTATTCCTCTTCATATTTGAGGCACAATTAAAATTCAAAGAAGTACACATCAAATTGATAAATTAATATGCTGTTTCATACGCAAGTATGCTACTTAACCCAGATTGGTATCTACCGGAGTTTGCATATAATCAAGGTGTGGCCCACTTACATAAAAATACTTACAGTGATCAACAGTCCGGCAGACTTTGACGCAATGATACCACATCAGCGTAGGATACAGCAGGGAGGGAGCGCCGTAGCGGCTAGCGCTACTAGCCATATCCCGGTCTGGTCTCCTTGAGTCTCTGGGTTATGTGCGACGGCGGCGGCAACAGGAGGCGCAGGAGcactagtttttttttgttttttgttttaataGTAGAGACGCGGGTTCAATCGTCAGTCGATGGACCCGGTATTCCGATCCGGTCGGCAAACCTATGGCTTCTAGCGAGACAAACTGCTCGCCTGAAGCGACGAAGTAATGGGCTAGCCCAGTGGCGCTGTTCGCCCCGTTTTTCGTTCGTTCGTTCTTTCACTCGAttcgttttttctttttattttccttgTTCTCTTTTACTTAATTTTTGTTGTATTTTCAAGAAAATACTTAAGTTTGAAACATGTTTGTGCAGTGTTAAAACAATGTTGATGCAACTATAAGAAAAAGTTTATACTGCCAAATATTATAAATAAATATATAACAAAAAACACTTTACGTAAAAGCATTcgaaaaaatgttaaccaagcatttgaaaatgtttaatGAGTATAGAGAAAGTGTTTCTCATGTATGCAAAAATTGtatacagaaaaataaagatgtgtatgaaaaaagttgatcatgtatttaaaaaatattaattttgTACTTGAAGCATGATAATCAACCATTTGAAAAaaagttaaatgtgtataaaaataatGACCATGCATTCAAAAAGAGTTGACCCTGTATTCAAAAAATGTAAATCAAgcatttgatttttttaatttgtatagaaaaaatgttgaccatgtactctaaaaatgttaatcttttatttaatttttctatcaagcatatcaaaatgttaaatgtgtttagcaaaaatgttgactatgtactacaaaaatgttaatcaagcattttattatgtttaatgtgtatagaaaaaatattgaacaTGTATTCTAAAAATATTAGGTTTtgtaaaatgttaatcaagcatttgaaattgTTAAATCTGTATAAAAAATGCTGGTCATGcatgaaaaaatgttaatcattaaTTTGAGAAATCTTAATCAAGCATTTTATTATGTttaatgtgtatataaaaaatattgaacatgtattctaaaaatattaggtttttttaaatgttaataaagcatttgaaaatgttaaatctGTATAAAAATGCTGGTCATGCATGAAAAATATTAATCTTTAATTTGAAAAATCATTATCAAATATTAAAAAATTGTTTAAAATGTCTATGGAAATTTTTTAATCATGTactaaaaatgttaatcatgtattcatAAATTTTCTATATAAGAATTTATTAGATATATACCCAAAAACGTAATATGTGCATGGAAAAAAAGAAGACATCAATATTCTAAAGAAGTAGACAACCAAAAATGtatgttttcagaaaatgttaataatgtatttcaaaaatgtttctgatgtatacaaAATATTGTAAACTGGGAAAAAGTTAACATGTGTTGAAAAAAAGATGAAAATcgacagaaaagcaaaaaaaaaaataaaaaaattataacgAAGAACGAAAGAAAAccagtttaaaaaataaaataaaatttatacAAAGAAAAAAAGAATCGGAAAAAAACAAAGAATAACTAAATAAATAAAACCCTATAAAACTTGAAAAACTATAAAACcggagaaaaacaaagaaaaaacataaAAAAGAGGGAAACCATtgaagaaataaagaaaatcgaaagaaaaagaaaaaatcaaaGCGATCTAGAGAAGTGAACGAATGGAACGCAACAAGTAAACATGATCATGGACAGGCCGGCCCAATAACCTGGGCTTCGGGCTTGATGTTCGGGCTGGGCTCGGTCTCCATTTTGCAGCCCAAAAGTGTATTCGGGCCAGGCTCGAGTTTCGATTTCTCAACATTTCAGCCCGGGCTTTCCGGTGTTCGAGCTAGGCTTACACGTGTGTGTTCCACAAAAGAAAAAAGTATGGTTTTCCCCCTTAAATCCTCCTTAATGGATCAATAACCCCCTCAACTTCAAAACCGGATTATTTTCCCCCTAAACTTTGCAAAACCGTATAAATCTCACCCTGGGTGGTTTTGGAGAGAATTGAAGGTGGCTTTGCTTCTATTTTCTCTCTTCTTATTGTCCACGTCGGTTCACGCCTTATCGCCAGTTGACTCCCTTGGCGAAGACGAGCACGTTGCCACTCGACGCTTGACCTCCTCGGTGTCCCCGCCGCCTGAGATGATGATGACCGGGCGCCAGCTGGCTGGTCGGATCGACTGATTAATCTCCTGTCATGGTCTGCGTTTGGGATCGGTGATACGTAGtatgtttcttcttctttgatagaCAAGTAGTTGGATGGTTCAAGGACCGGATTAACTGGTTGGCAACGGAAATCACTCTAAAGAACTTCCACGGTGCGTCATTGTGTATGAAATTTTGGTTTGGTCAATAGATGCGCCCATTGCTTTGCTTGGTATTCGTTCTGCCATGTGGAATCGAGGCATGTGCATACGGCGCCGCTGACATTTTCAAGGGCCTTGTACGCCAGGGACACATGTCGTCGGTCTATCCATACCGGTCATGCATCCGCGCCGGCAATAAGCAGCTTGCCGGCCCAGCTGCACGCGCGCCGGCGACACGCCGTCACGCGGTGTCGCGCGCTCATTGCCGGCCGTGGCCATCACCATGTCTCTCGAAGCAGTGCTCTGCTTCAGCCGCCTCGATCCCGCGGGGCTGCTCGTCGCGGCCGCGCGCTGCAGCTCGTCCCGCCACGTCGGCTGTACGCCCGCCTCTTCGCTGTCTGCGGGCTACTGCGCCCGCCACGCCGACGGCCGGCCGAAATTCACGATCTTTGCTGCCAGAGACTGAGGTCGTGCTTCTCCCGGACTAGCAGGTGCTCATACTGCACTGCCCCGGGGCTGCCGCAGAAAACGCCGATGGATATCCTCGGTGTGCGCGCGCTCGGGAAGCTGCCGGCGTTTGGGCGCTGCTCGTACTCCTGCGCAGGCAGAGGCGGGTCCGCGCACCGTGGCTCGTGATCTCCTCCCTGACCTCCTAGTCGAAGGTTAGTACTGCCACCGTGGCGGCCGGTCATCGGAGATTATGAGGTGGAGCGGACGGCCGACAAGAAGCATCACGAGACGGCCTAGGCCAAGGCGGCCGCCAAGCTCTTCGAGCTTGACCTAGACGGGATGGTGCGGACGCCGACCTGTTCGAGCACTTCTCAGCGGTCGCGCAGTGCAGGTCCCTGACGAGATGATCACCGCCCCTCCAATTTCCTCGGCCTGCTGCACCGCCGGTTCCCCATGAGCCGCTCCGGGGCTTCGTCTTCGCGCACCACAGCGAGCACTGGTGCCACGTCCGCCGGCTCTGCTCCCCATTGGAGGCCGCGCGATGAGGAGGCTCATGGTGGAAGGCCGTGCAGAGCAAATGAACGACCTCGCGGGCACCGCGTCATGCGCCCTGGGGCTCACCGGCCAGACCCCGCCGGAGAGGAGGATGATTGGTGGGGAAGACTCATCGGAGTTGACTTTTATTTGTCCAGTTAGCATCAATAACTCAAACCCACCTTAAATCATGTCCAATACCACCTTGGGGCCTGATTGATTCGGTATAACAGATTTGAGGGGGTGATTAATCCGGTTTTGGACTTGAGGGGGAGTTTGAACCAATTATAGAGATTTGAGGGGGAAACTATACTTCTTTCTCCACAAAATGATGTTCGGGCTTCGGGCTTTTTTTTGGGCCGGCCTTGGGCTTGACAAAGTGGCCATTATCGGGCTTCGAGCCAGGCTGGCATATGATCACATTTAGCAGCACGCAGCGTGCGAGCGAACTAACAAGCCGGGCTTGTACAGTTGCGAGCATGGAAAAATCTACTATGAGTCGGACATACATCTCACTATAAGCGAGCCACACTTAGTTGGGCTGGCCATGTTCCGGCTTCGCTATGTCGGCTTCATTGATAAATCCTGGCTTTAGGAAAAGGTTCCTTTgtctaaaaaaaaggaaaaggttCCTGAGGTATTTTGATAACCTTGTAGAAGGTTCCTGAATcatatttttttgttgttgttttgttattgtttttttggttttctttttttctgtttttttcaaaAGTTCAcataatttttttcataatgttcatgtttgaacatttgttcatatattcaaaaaatgtccatgctataaaaaaTGTTTGAAAAATTAAGAAAGTTCTTTGTATACTAAAATAAGTtcaacatatattaaaaaaatgttcgtgtgtATTAAAACTATGTTCATCATATAATTAAAAAGTTGTTCGTATATTAAAAAAATGTCCAGTGTATCTAAAAATATGTTCATTGTATACTGAATAAAGGTTTAgtgtgtacttgattttttttacGATAAACTTAAAATGTTCAGCTTTTCAAATATAGTACAAAAATTTCAAAATATGTctgtgttttcaaatttgtttctcaATTCAAGAAATGTTCACGTTTCAAAAGTAGTTCAGGAATTTAAGAACAAACACGTTTTTCTAACTGTGTTCacaaattctaaaaatgttcacgTTTTTTCTTATTTTGGCATGTTTTCAAAAATCGAGGCTATAGTAACAGCGATATAGTGAACCGGGACGGAGCGCTACAGTAACAATTATGGTGAACCAAGCGGAGTCACTATAGTAAACTGCTGCAGTACATGCGCGAATGGGCCGGCGGCCCAGTGGGGCTACCCCCGTGCGCCCTGGTACTTTCGGATTGTATATTTTGTGTCGCTTATAGGTTTTCTATGTTTTTAAATCTCTTCGTTGGCAGAAAGTGAAAGATTACCCTTTGATTTACCTGGTGGAGCAAGAATTAGTAGCTGATTACCAAATTAAATATTCTGGTGTCAAGCATGGTTTATGTATCTTGTTTCTTACCTAAATTTATTTGGAAAAATACAAatttgcttctcgcggaagcacgAATTTGCCTTCGCAAGAAGTACAGTTGTGattttcaaaaggaaaaaaaagaaaatccGCAACTGTGCTTCCGGGCTCctgtatttttgttttgttttttctattATTTGTTTTTGTTGTCggtattttctgtttttctttcgtgAAAAAATTTCGTCGAAACCTATTGCCATGGTATCTAGTTTCGAAAATCTCGATGTGAGAAATCCAACGGTAAAAACGATCCAACATTTGGATGCACGATTTAAGATATAAAATGTTTTGTGTAAAACGCATCTATGAAAAGATAAAAAAAACTCTCAGGTCATGATAAAGGGACCCATATGCAGCCTATCACTTGTGAGAGCGTGAGAAGATGAGTAGTGAGAGCTTTGCAAAGGTACCTCGACTGGTGATTTCGGAAAAGAACGCGAACCCGAGAGGCGAGAGCACCAAACAGGCCCAACCAAGTGCTCAGCTGGGCCGCCTGCCTAACCCAGGGCAACAGCACGACGTCCACCCATTCCGCCGACGCGTCCAACGAACCAACCAAAATCGCGCTGCTCCCACCTATCACGTCGCACCCGGCCGTTCCTTCAATCCAAAACCCAAACTCCACACCCCACGCTCTTTCCAAGGCCGAACAGATAGCATTTCCTCGAACACATCGCCTCGCCCCTTCTCCATGGCCACCGCATCGCTGTCCGCTCTGTcctcggcggccgccgccgccggcaagcgCTTCGTCCTCTCCTCCCCGTCGCTCTCCTTCGCCTCCCGCCGCATCGCCGCCCCAgcccgcctccgcgccgccgccgtcccgggGGCGAGGAGATTCGCGGCTTCCGCGGCATCGGCATCCACGGTCGTGGCCACCATCGCGGTCGGCGACAAGCTGCCCGACGCCACGCTCTCCTACTTCGACCCGGCCGACGGCGAGCTCAAGACGGTGACGGTCGGGGAGCTGACTGCAGGGAAGAAGGTCGTGCTCTTCGCGGTCCCGGGCGCCTTCACCCCGACCTGCTCGCAGAAGCACCTGCCAGGGTTCATCGAGAAGGCGGGCGAGCTCCGCGCCAAGGGGGTGGACACCGTGGCGTGCGTCTCGGTGAACGACGCCTTCGTGATGAAGGCGTGGAAGGAGAGCCTCGGCCTCGGCGAAGACGTGCAGCTGCTGTCGGACGGCAACCTCGAGCTCACCCGCGCGCTCGGCGTGGAGATGGACCTCTCCGACAAGCCCATGGGGCTCGGCGTGCGGTCCCGCCGCTACGCGCTCCTCGCCGACGACGGCGTCGTCAAGGTGCTCAACCTCGAGGAGGGCGGCGCCTTCACCACCAGCAGCGCCGAGGAGATGCTCAAGGCGCTCTGAGCCGCGGCTGCTCTGCTTCTCGCCTGAGTCGCGTCTAGTGCTCCGGAGTAGTGAATAATAATCCGACGAACTGTTGCTCGTGTGAGTTTCCTTCGATGCGTCATCATCGTGGAGaggattttgttttgttttgttgagcATTGTGTGCTGTCCATGTGCTCGATGAAATGACTTGAATTTTTCATGGCGTCGTACTTGTTCTTCCATTGCCAGCGCTAAAGCCTGAGGGTTTGCTGAGATGTTTACAAGGCTTTACAAAATCGCATTGTGCTGAGCTTAAAGGCAACAGATTTTTTTTTTCAAGAATACGCCTAGAAGTGCCATAGCTTTATAAAACGAATCATTTGAGTTATAAGAAACTACACTCGCTGCGAACAACGAGCATAGCACAAACACCACATCGGAGCAAAGCCAAAGACGGACAACACCGCAAAGCAAACTACAACGCAAAGAGCCTATCCTACTCGAAACTCAACACCGTGTCTCACCGCCGCCGGACACCTTCGAAGAACACCAACTTTCGCAGAACTTCACTTGTCGACGCACCATCCACTCTTATCGCCTAAGAGGAAGTGGCAAGTGGGTGACAGGACTCGATCCGGTCTGAGGAAGACGCCGTCTTGGACATACCGGCGACGGACGTACTTAGCGTCGCAGAGGAGCAAGGAGGACAGTGGAGAACATCGGAGGAGAGCGACGAGGAGCCAGCCATGTCTCCAAACACAATGCTCCCAATAGAGGAACAACGTCGAGGACGCCGCATTGTGTCGATCCAACCGAAtcaaggctttcgcccggagacagCCACAACTCCAAGCAAGTGAGAGACATGACGAACACGCCtcgacgacgcctccaaggaggggtgCCATCGCCACTGGCCCGACGGAGGTCGTGCAAGATTTTAATTCGCGTGTCGCACCTCACCACACCATCCGGAATCGGGTAACACCGTCCCAGAAGCTTCACACCGCCGCCACCGCAGCACTTCGCCAATGTGGCTGCAAAGCCGAGGGCCGATTACCGGACGCACGACAAGGAGAACACCAGACACACCATCAACACCCCGCATGGACAATGAACCGCAGCCACCTCGCGCTTATGCCTCCGAACAGTGCCGCAGCCACCCAACCACGCCACCGCCTCGCTGCCGACTCCTGCCAGGCCTGCCGCTCCGCGAGGCCTCCTGCCGAGCTTCATCCACCACCCCCACCATCTCTGGTCATGGGCCGATGTGACGCTTGAGTCCCACGGCCGTAAATCCGCATGTTTCCCGGATGTTGTGCCGTATGTGCGCACACAAATCGAGGAAAGAAAGTAAAGCTTAAACGAGTCTAGGGGCCGATACAACCCATTCGATTGTTCGTATCGATGGTGGGCTCCCTAGACCCTATGCAGCCATGTGACACGCTTGAAAAGCTATCAGAGTGGGGTCAGTGACTTGTCCTCGGCTAAAGGCCTACTTAGCCCTTAAGGCAGCGACTACGGCGGATAAGACTTTGGATCCGAGAATTCTCTCGAGTATGGTGATTATTCGGAAGGGAGGGATATAGGGCTTGTTGACTCGCCTCCAAGGCCGAAGACTGAAGATGAAGAAAAACTCAGAGTGGCCGAGTAGTGTCCTCGGCTTGAGGACCAGTTCAGGAGCTACTGATGTGTCCTGGATAAGGAGGTGCTAACCACGTCGGCTACAGAGAACATGggccgggccgaggacccccacatAACCAAGTTGTGGGCCACATTGGTCAGGTCCATAAAGGACTTAGGATGGAATCTACGAAGACGTGGCGCATACTCCAAGGCGCAAATGCAATCTTTGACACGTTTATCTTCATATGTAACCAAcctatgtgtaaccctaggtaccctcGACGTCTATATAAGCCAAGGTGTGTAGACCGTAGGAGCCAACTCATTCATACGTGTACTCTGTACCCCATTCATCAATACAAccaaagcaggatgtagggttttatctcttaaagagggcccgaaccagggtaaacatcatgtccccttgtGTCGTGTTACCATCGTGCCAAGGCTACCAactcggcaccccctacccgagatctgccagatTCGACTTCGTCACCCCCCTAGTAATACGACTTGCCCTACGACCTAGTGACAAATAAAGAAACTAGTAATGAAAGTATACGCACCAGTCTCCAATTCTTCAATGGGCATTATGAAGACTTCAA encodes the following:
- the LOC123144269 gene encoding peroxiredoxin-2E-2, chloroplastic; amino-acid sequence: MATASLSALSSAAAAAGKRFVLSSPSLSFASRRIAAPARLRAAAVPGARRFAASAASASTVVATIAVGDKLPDATLSYFDPADGELKTVTVGELTAGKKVVLFAVPGAFTPTCSQKHLPGFIEKAGELRAKGVDTVACVSVNDAFVMKAWKESLGLGEDVQLLSDGNLELTRALGVEMDLSDKPMGLGVRSRRYALLADDGVVKVLNLEEGGAFTTSSAEEMLKAL